A stretch of Ligilactobacillus faecis DNA encodes these proteins:
- the pnuC gene encoding nicotinamide riboside transporter PnuC: MFERYHDVLTHLPQYSKNIFRKGYFSWLMKQCLGWSYFSYFLLAFNFVLQIISLVQSFSQTPVQSILAFIGGNLSVACVLGISNLSGIQGWCGAISALCIAITGFMAGNFATAWEQIGYLIFLDIFCILDPKWNDDIQVEKFENGREWFLYGLFFFCAWGVTYFIFSLTSDPRVFLDSLNLAFAITGALLELNRKREQYYVFTIASVFTIALWAQTMLQGDGNFALIFSYSIFFLNDMYAFFGKGSWFRQEV; the protein is encoded by the coding sequence ATGTTTGAACGTTATCATGATGTATTGACGCATTTACCGCAATACTCAAAAAATATCTTTAGAAAGGGCTACTTTAGTTGGTTGATGAAGCAGTGCCTTGGTTGGAGCTATTTCAGTTATTTCTTATTGGCGTTCAACTTCGTCTTACAAATTATTTCACTTGTGCAATCATTTAGCCAGACCCCAGTGCAATCGATCTTAGCCTTTATCGGGGGAAATCTCTCGGTTGCTTGTGTTTTAGGGATCTCAAATCTCTCTGGGATCCAAGGCTGGTGCGGGGCGATCTCAGCGCTTTGTATCGCAATTACTGGTTTTATGGCTGGAAACTTTGCCACGGCTTGGGAACAGATCGGTTACTTGATCTTTTTAGATATTTTTTGCATTTTAGATCCAAAATGGAATGACGATATCCAAGTTGAAAAATTTGAAAATGGTCGTGAGTGGTTCTTATACGGGCTCTTTTTCTTTTGTGCATGGGGCGTAACGTATTTTATCTTCAGTTTAACAAGTGATCCACGGGTCTTTTTAGACAGTTTGAACTTAGCTTTTGCGATCACCGGGGCTTTATTAGAGTTGAACCGTAAACGTGAGCAATACTATGTCTTTACGATCGCCTCCGTCTTTACGATCGCTTTGTGGGCTCAAACGATGCTTCAAGGAGACGGAAATTTTGCGTTGATCTTTAGTTACAGTATTTTCTTCTTAAATGATATGTATGCTTTCTTTGGAAAGGGAAGTTGGTTCAGACAGGAAGTCTAA
- a CDS encoding DUF1002 domain-containing protein, with the protein MKWKKITILTLIVSLLASLSGSFSALAAESSTTKTLNSAYIVYGAGTSTEARENIAKVLGSDSSFKTLTATAADYNTYIAKGSSETTDAAMISSVAIAPGDPGSGVKVNIKDYNGENNITSVTAQQYAMVAQMAGVTDVTIVVTANRAVSGESALTGVYKALTQDGIDLNSENTATANEMLSATKPAIEANKDDASYPGKLMAAVGNVSKDLAKDKQNGQELATKQDIQDMLNTALEKQGIKDQTTSDQVSQISVALYNFQNAPISSSKTYINNVTNTINNVKNSTGDLMNKAKDWANSAQAKEAVDQAKGWFTRFIEWIKGLFNQQ; encoded by the coding sequence ATGAAATGGAAAAAAATCACGATCTTAACGTTGATCGTCAGCCTACTAGCTAGTTTGAGTGGAAGTTTCTCAGCTTTGGCGGCTGAAAGTTCGACCACTAAAACTTTGAATTCTGCTTATATCGTTTACGGTGCGGGAACAAGCACTGAAGCGCGTGAAAATATCGCTAAAGTTTTAGGCAGTGACTCGTCGTTCAAGACCTTGACTGCCACTGCCGCTGATTATAATACGTATATTGCTAAAGGTTCGAGTGAAACGACTGATGCTGCAATGATCAGTTCTGTTGCGATCGCACCGGGTGATCCTGGTTCAGGTGTCAAAGTCAATATCAAAGACTACAATGGTGAAAATAACATCACGTCTGTGACTGCCCAACAATACGCGATGGTCGCTCAAATGGCTGGTGTGACTGACGTAACGATCGTTGTAACGGCTAACCGAGCTGTTTCAGGGGAATCAGCTTTGACTGGGGTCTATAAAGCCCTCACTCAAGACGGGATCGATTTAAACTCTGAAAATACAGCAACGGCTAACGAGATGTTAAGCGCCACTAAACCAGCGATCGAGGCTAACAAAGATGATGCTAGCTATCCTGGAAAATTGATGGCTGCCGTCGGAAATGTTTCCAAAGATCTGGCCAAAGATAAACAAAACGGACAAGAACTAGCTACAAAACAAGATATCCAAGACATGTTGAATACTGCCCTTGAAAAACAAGGGATCAAAGACCAAACGACTTCTGATCAAGTTTCGCAGATCTCAGTTGCGTTGTATAACTTCCAAAACGCACCGATCAGCTCAAGCAAGACGTATATCAATAACGTCACAAATACGATCAACAACGTCAAAAATTCGACTGGTGATCTGATGAATAAAGCTAAAGACTGGGCCAACAGTGCACAAGCTAAAGAAGCTGTCGACCAAGCAAAAGGTTGGTTCACCCGCTTTATCGAATGGATCAAAGGATTATTTAATCAACAATAA